From a single Microbacterium murale genomic region:
- a CDS encoding MarR family winged helix-turn-helix transcriptional regulator, with protein MSVTDEMLCFSLYSATRATTQAYRTLLAPWRLTYPQYLVLAVLWHDGEQTIRSLGEAMQLDSGTLSPLVRRLEQSGLVVKERNADDERVVTVSLTPEGLALRAELLPVHAEIAELAGIHDDAQRRRLIDELHALTALLQGVSARNDH; from the coding sequence ATGAGCGTGACCGACGAGATGCTGTGCTTCTCCCTGTACTCCGCCACGCGCGCGACGACGCAGGCGTACCGCACTCTGCTCGCCCCCTGGAGACTGACCTATCCGCAGTACCTCGTACTGGCCGTGCTCTGGCACGACGGCGAGCAGACCATCCGCTCGCTCGGAGAGGCGATGCAACTCGACTCCGGCACGCTGTCCCCCCTCGTGCGCCGGCTCGAGCAGTCCGGGCTCGTCGTGAAGGAGCGCAACGCCGACGACGAGCGCGTCGTCACCGTCAGTCTCACGCCAGAAGGGCTCGCGCTCCGTGCCGAGCTCTTGCCTGTTCACGCCGAGATCGCGGAGCTCGCCGGCATCCACGACGATGCTCAGCGCCGGCGCCTCATCGACGAACTTCACGCGCTGACCGCCCTGCTGCAGGGCGTGAGCGCACGGAACGACCACTGA
- a CDS encoding organic hydroperoxide resistance protein — protein MEALYTAEALATGAGRNGRVTTSEGRLDLDMAIPKEMGGSGNGANPEQLFAAGYAACFHSALQSVARAQKVKIADSSVGARVKIGSNGEGGFGLAVQLEVVIPDLPHEQAQALADAAHHVCPYSNATRGNIDVDITVVND, from the coding sequence ATGGAAGCCCTGTACACCGCCGAGGCTCTCGCCACCGGCGCCGGACGAAACGGCCGCGTCACCACGAGCGAGGGACGACTCGACCTCGATATGGCAATCCCGAAGGAGATGGGCGGATCCGGCAACGGTGCGAACCCCGAGCAGCTCTTCGCCGCCGGCTATGCCGCATGCTTCCACTCGGCTCTGCAGAGCGTCGCGCGTGCGCAGAAAGTGAAGATCGCCGACTCATCGGTCGGCGCCCGCGTCAAGATCGGCTCGAACGGCGAGGGCGGATTCGGCCTCGCCGTCCAGCTCGAGGTCGTCATCCCTGATCTCCCGCACGAGCAGGCACAGGCCCTCGCAGACGCCGCGCACCACGTGTGCCCGTACTCGAACGCGACGCGCGGCAACATCGACGTCGACATCACGGTCGTGAACGACTGA